Proteins from a genomic interval of Stomatohabitans albus:
- the cbiE gene encoding precorrin-6y C5,15-methyltransferase (decarboxylating) subunit CbiE, giving the protein MDNVIHVMGVPRVVSDADRAVLETADLIVGSSRQCSLIPHPPNATTIDWSMGFDQVYGALTTANAPVVLASGDPGFFGIVRRLNQKFPSSRLNVLPAISSVASAFGMIGMPWTDAVVASAHGRDIRHAIALARAYPKVAVLTEPNQGAQRLFEGVKDLGRTVYVAADIGGPNEIIARHHDGDRWPDPNVVLIIDEEALAIENSPETEAPITAGQMPTPFFGLPEAVYEHRDGMITKAEVRAVALAWLAPGPGKVIWDIGCGSGSVSVEAASAGAAVFAVDSDPDQVARTRRNAATHQVTVQAISGNADTVINQWQQLIVADAAFIGGGGDAALNATVEAGVGRIVLTLAAIDRVIPVIKTLEYAGYGVRATQIQANRLEGLANGQRRLAALNPVTIIRAEKLVIP; this is encoded by the coding sequence ATGGATAATGTCATCCATGTGATGGGGGTTCCGCGAGTCGTTAGTGATGCTGACCGTGCCGTACTTGAAACGGCTGATCTGATCGTTGGCTCCAGTCGACAATGCAGTCTGATCCCGCATCCCCCCAATGCAACAACGATTGATTGGTCAATGGGGTTTGACCAAGTCTATGGGGCATTGACAACGGCAAACGCACCAGTGGTGCTCGCCAGTGGTGACCCAGGGTTCTTTGGTATCGTTCGCCGATTAAACCAAAAGTTTCCATCAAGCCGTCTTAATGTGCTTCCCGCCATTTCTAGTGTGGCCAGCGCATTCGGCATGATTGGGATGCCTTGGACTGATGCCGTTGTTGCGAGTGCGCATGGGCGCGATATTCGTCATGCCATTGCACTTGCGCGGGCTTATCCAAAAGTGGCGGTACTTACCGAACCCAATCAGGGAGCTCAACGCCTCTTTGAGGGTGTTAAGGATCTTGGCCGAACGGTATATGTTGCAGCTGATATTGGCGGTCCAAATGAAATCATTGCCCGTCATCATGACGGTGATCGTTGGCCAGATCCGAATGTCGTGCTCATTATTGATGAAGAAGCACTGGCTATCGAAAATAGCCCTGAAACCGAAGCACCCATCACAGCTGGACAAATGCCAACACCATTCTTTGGCCTGCCTGAAGCTGTGTATGAGCACCGTGATGGGATGATAACAAAAGCGGAGGTACGTGCCGTTGCCCTTGCCTGGCTGGCTCCTGGTCCTGGAAAGGTCATTTGGGATATTGGGTGTGGTTCTGGCAGTGTGTCTGTTGAGGCAGCAAGTGCAGGCGCCGCCGTATTCGCCGTAGATAGTGACCCTGACCAAGTTGCTCGAACTCGTCGAAACGCTGCTACACATCAAGTCACCGTTCAGGCTATCTCTGGCAATGCAGATACGGTGATCAACCAATGGCAACAGCTCATTGTTGCCGATGCTGCCTTCATTGGTGGGGGAGGAGACGCTGCACTTAACGCAACAGTTGAGGCGGGGGTTGGACGAATTGTGCTGACACTTGCAGCGATAGATCGGGTTATTCCCGTGATTAAAACACTGGAATACGCCGGCTATGGCGTACGGGCAACCCAGATTCAAGCAAACCGGCTGGAAGGGTTAGCCAATGGGCAGCGCCGACTAGCGGCGTTAAATCCAGTAACGATTATTCGTGCGGAAAAGCTGGTTATCCCGTGA
- a CDS encoding sirohydrochlorin chelatase, producing MFQSIQPDRMPALLVSGHGTADQEGVDEFMALVDICAQMRPEIDVRAGFIELSPPPLGESIAELYAKGHKHMISVPLMLFDAGHSKTDIPASLNIGKSQHPGLDITYAKPLGIHTSLIEAINKRLEAAVPVDERKETAVLIVGRGASDPASNSRVAQVARLIWEGRDWPETEIAFIGITRPSLQEGLDKLKRLGYKKIVVIAYFLFTGVLEQRIRNQSLEWAKANNIDLTVADYFGPDPLIAEMVWLRYDETVTGAIDRDCDTCIHRFKTDGFEHKLNAPLVPHEHPDDPNTHGHHHGHGHTHGHGHHHAHGHGHDHGGHRHEH from the coding sequence ATGTTCCAAAGTATTCAGCCTGATCGGATGCCAGCTCTCTTAGTGAGTGGCCATGGCACTGCTGATCAAGAAGGGGTCGACGAGTTTATGGCCCTGGTTGATATTTGTGCCCAAATGCGTCCTGAAATTGATGTGCGTGCTGGGTTCATTGAATTAAGTCCACCCCCCTTGGGTGAGTCAATTGCCGAGCTCTATGCCAAGGGCCATAAACACATGATTTCAGTTCCCCTCATGCTGTTTGATGCCGGTCACTCAAAAACTGATATTCCCGCAAGTTTAAATATCGGGAAATCTCAGCATCCAGGTCTTGATATCACCTATGCCAAACCCCTTGGTATTCACACGAGTCTCATTGAAGCCATTAACAAACGATTAGAAGCTGCAGTTCCTGTTGATGAGCGTAAGGAAACTGCAGTCCTGATCGTAGGTCGTGGTGCGAGTGACCCTGCGTCAAACTCTCGGGTAGCCCAAGTCGCGCGTCTCATCTGGGAAGGTCGTGATTGGCCAGAAACAGAGATTGCCTTTATCGGTATTACCCGTCCTTCCCTCCAAGAGGGTTTGGATAAACTTAAACGTTTGGGCTACAAGAAGATCGTCGTTATTGCCTACTTCTTATTCACCGGCGTCCTTGAACAACGCATTCGTAATCAAAGCCTAGAGTGGGCTAAGGCAAACAATATTGATTTGACCGTTGCTGACTATTTTGGTCCTGATCCACTGATCGCCGAGATGGTGTGGTTACGGTATGACGAAACGGTGACCGGTGCGATTGACCGCGACTGTGACACGTGTATTCACCGTTTTAAAACAGACGGATTCGAACATAAATTAAACGCACCCCTCGTTCCCCATGAACACCCTGATGATCCCAATACCCATGGGCATCATCACGGACATGGGCATACCCATGGACATGGCCATCATCATGCCCATGGCCACGGACATGATCATGGAGGTCATCGCCATGAGCACTGA
- the cobJ gene encoding precorrin-3B C(17)-methyltransferase, which translates to MIGVIAVTQNGRAAANNLIDSLNTQRGCRAKLLSGPAKTAIQEGWTTCDALICFLAVGATVRLVAPLCTDKRYDPPVLCVNETAEWVIPILGGHNHTGAGAGNDLAKTVAELLGATAVVTTASDSHGLGNIDHLFVDPDHDYRPAMMRARIDGATLQVWAEHPHYLNLIDGIGPYSVVDRIEDLTDPALLITSRTDIPIPEGATVIRPQHLVVGVGTSKGCPPDELAQAAQAVLNNANRHPRSVRAIASVTAKADEPAVRALADTFGVPVLIFPPEVLASIPVPNPSAHPLAAVGTPSVAEASALAATHGDLLVEKTVSIPTTQGAAMATAAVATDPVNTRGHLLLLGMGPGDPNLVPPATREALAQADVVIGLDQYLDRCRQWISPNADIRPSGLGNETGRAKDAVATARNGHIVALISGGDIGTFAMASPALEALGDADDIDVTVVPGITASLTAAALLGAPLGHDHCNISLSNLMTPWAVIQQRVQAAAMGDFVICLYNPRSKDRNWQLDWVKETLLAHRSSSTPVGLVTDASRPTQNIVRTTLGELDTSLVDMLTMVVIGSSQTEWMGPRMVTPRGYSDKYADFAQGGTNAE; encoded by the coding sequence GTGATTGGCGTTATCGCGGTTACACAAAATGGGCGAGCTGCCGCGAACAACCTTATAGACAGCCTCAATACACAGCGTGGATGTCGTGCCAAGCTTTTGTCGGGACCCGCAAAAACCGCGATACAAGAAGGTTGGACCACCTGCGATGCACTGATTTGTTTCCTGGCAGTGGGAGCAACTGTCCGGCTAGTCGCGCCGCTGTGTACTGACAAACGGTACGACCCCCCTGTGCTCTGTGTCAATGAAACCGCTGAATGGGTTATTCCCATTCTCGGCGGCCATAACCACACCGGTGCCGGTGCTGGAAATGACCTTGCCAAGACAGTTGCTGAGCTATTGGGTGCAACAGCCGTGGTGACAACGGCCAGTGATAGCCACGGACTTGGAAATATCGACCACTTATTCGTGGATCCTGATCATGACTACCGGCCAGCCATGATGCGCGCCCGGATTGATGGGGCAACCCTGCAAGTGTGGGCCGAACATCCTCACTACTTAAACCTCATCGACGGAATTGGCCCCTATAGCGTCGTTGACCGTATCGAAGACCTCACCGATCCAGCGCTCCTTATTACCAGCCGTACTGACATACCAATACCAGAAGGGGCTACGGTTATCCGACCCCAACACCTCGTCGTTGGGGTCGGAACAAGCAAAGGCTGCCCACCTGATGAACTTGCTCAAGCCGCTCAAGCGGTACTAAATAACGCCAACCGCCATCCCCGCAGTGTGCGTGCCATCGCAAGTGTGACTGCAAAGGCTGATGAGCCAGCGGTGCGTGCGCTTGCCGATACCTTTGGGGTGCCAGTCCTTATCTTTCCGCCAGAAGTCCTAGCATCCATACCGGTGCCAAACCCTTCTGCGCACCCACTCGCTGCAGTTGGTACCCCAAGTGTGGCAGAGGCCTCCGCTTTAGCAGCTACCCACGGTGACCTGCTCGTAGAAAAAACAGTTTCAATTCCAACAACACAAGGAGCTGCAATGGCAACAGCCGCAGTCGCAACGGACCCGGTCAATACGCGGGGCCATTTGCTCTTATTAGGAATGGGACCAGGTGATCCCAACCTCGTTCCACCGGCCACACGCGAAGCGCTTGCCCAAGCTGATGTTGTGATCGGGCTTGACCAATATCTTGATCGATGCCGCCAATGGATTTCGCCAAATGCCGATATCAGGCCATCAGGGCTCGGGAATGAGACCGGACGAGCTAAGGATGCAGTGGCAACCGCAAGGAATGGCCATATTGTCGCCCTGATCAGTGGTGGTGATATTGGCACATTTGCCATGGCCAGCCCCGCATTGGAAGCCTTGGGCGATGCCGATGACATCGATGTAACGGTGGTACCAGGTATTACTGCAAGTTTGACCGCTGCCGCTCTTTTGGGAGCGCCGCTGGGTCATGATCATTGCAATATCAGCCTCTCAAATCTGATGACACCCTGGGCGGTGATTCAACAGCGAGTGCAAGCCGCAGCGATGGGTGACTTTGTTATCTGTTTATACAATCCTCGCTCAAAAGATAGGAACTGGCAGCTTGACTGGGTCAAAGAAACGTTATTAGCGCACCGTTCTTCGTCGACACCAGTCGGACTTGTTACCGATGCCAGCCGTCCAACCCAGAACATTGTTCGTACCACCCTTGGTGAATTGGATACCAGTCTCGTGGACATGTTGACCATGGTTGTGATCGGTTCATCACAGACAGAATGGATGGGTCCACGGATGGTAACCCCTCGCGGGTATTCAGATAAGTATGCTGATTTTGCCCAAGGGGGAACGAATGCTGAATGA
- a CDS encoding precorrin-8X methylmutase has protein sequence MLNEPHPIEVQSYKLLRAELDRVYPEVAELPPLSRAVVERVVHATGDVTLVPDLVVDEVALQAGRDAIEAGAPLITDVRMTSAGVSGGICAIDFCPVAPAGSTRSRAGMKIALEQADGPVIVVVGCSPTSVWALLDAVESGIPAPVLTVATPVGYVDAVESKTALATSGLPWVGNTNRRGGAAIASAMVNALRYHPRYEGDTNAVRPLTV, from the coding sequence ATGCTGAATGAGCCACACCCGATTGAGGTCCAGAGCTACAAGCTGTTGCGAGCCGAACTGGATCGTGTCTACCCCGAAGTTGCTGAATTGCCACCGCTCAGCCGTGCTGTTGTTGAACGAGTCGTACATGCAACCGGCGATGTGACCCTGGTACCCGATCTCGTTGTTGATGAAGTGGCGCTCCAGGCGGGACGTGATGCCATTGAGGCTGGAGCACCCTTAATTACCGATGTCCGTATGACAAGTGCAGGTGTATCTGGCGGTATATGTGCAATTGATTTCTGCCCGGTTGCCCCAGCTGGTTCAACACGATCACGGGCTGGAATGAAAATAGCGTTAGAACAAGCTGATGGACCTGTCATCGTCGTTGTGGGTTGTAGCCCAACAAGTGTCTGGGCACTCCTTGACGCGGTTGAGTCAGGCATACCAGCACCGGTGCTAACTGTGGCAACTCCCGTAGGCTATGTGGACGCGGTTGAGAGCAAAACCGCCTTGGCAACGAGTGGATTGCCTTGGGTAGGTAATACAAATCGTCGAGGTGGCGCAGCTATTGCATCAGCAATGGTGAATGCCTTGCGGTATCACCCCCGGTATGAGGGTGATACCAATGCGGTCCGCCCCTTAACGGTGTAA